The following are encoded together in the Lathyrus oleraceus cultivar Zhongwan6 chromosome 3, CAAS_Psat_ZW6_1.0, whole genome shotgun sequence genome:
- the LOC127130538 gene encoding uncharacterized protein LOC127130538, with protein sequence MEDGIDIPINEVRIVSSRKTLTHAHKNIYRKHHRVRGILVDVLPHSEYIKIIDRSSAKTIFKSLCATSEGNQQVQEAKDNLLVHQYELFKMKEDEDIETMFSRFQVLVSGLQVLNKRYTTSNHVKILRRLPVRYTPKVTTIEEDKDLNILSLESLISNFQIHEMKLNGDGPVGKSKPLALKYVAKTTKAHQVWESEEAYHIEGSEDVSNDEEMTLIIKRIYILCKKLGHFTTDCPEVQRTSKKGRFQKDSFINKFKKSLMETCDELDNEEDFEKDEEHANLALMALTSYGEEFDSDSSSKSEEEDEEELNFVQNKNEALEKDHIALVKEVYDKPFNDHEMHLQEFIINGFNITKLASMIYGVSRSKWEGYSQKAFNLKFETLSKPKNPSSSSSAKRGLEYYFVLDTENAKTVNQ encoded by the exons ATGGAAGATGGCATTGATATTCCAATCAATGAAGTTAGAATCGTGTCTAGTAGAAAAACTCTCACACATGCTCATAAAAATATCTATAGAAAACATCATAGAGTTAGAGGAATCTTGGTTGATGTTCTACCTCATTCAGAGTACATTAAAATCATTGATAGATCTTCTGCTAAGACCATTTTCAAATCCCTATGTGCTACCTCTGAAGGGAATCAACAAGTTCAAGAAGCTAAGGATAACCTTCTTGTTCACCAGTATGAGTTGTTCAAAATGAAAGAGGATGAAGACATTGAAaccatgttctcaaggtttcaagTTCTTGTATCTGGGCTTCAGGTTCTGAATAAGAGATATACTACCTCTAATCATGTCAAGATTCTTAGGAGGCTTCCTGTCAGATACACACCAAAGGTGACAACTATCGAGGAGGATAAAGACTTAAACATATTAAGTCTTGAAAGTCTTATCAGCAACTTCCAGATCCATGAGATGAAGCTTAATGGAGATGGACCTGTCGGAAAGTCAAAGCCTCTTGCTTTGAAATATGTTGCTAAAACTACCAAGGCTCATCAAGTCTGGGAGTCTGAAGAAGCTTATCATATAGAAGGTTCTGAAGATGTTTCAAATGATGAGGAAATGACCTTAATCATAAAAAG AATATATATTCTCTGCAAGAAGCTTGGTCACTTCACTACTGACTGTCCTGAAGTGCAAAGGACATCAAAGAAGGGAAGATTTCAAAAGGATAGCTTCATAAATAAGTTCAAGAAAAGTCTCATGGAAACATGCGATGAACTTGATAATGAAGAAGACTTTGAAAAGGATGAAGAGCATGCAAACCTTGCTTTGATGGCTCTTACATCTTATGGAGAAGAATTTGACTCCGATTCTAGTTCAAAGTCTGAGGAAGAGGATGAG GAAGAATTAAATTTTGTTCAAAACAAAAATGAAGCCTTAGAGAAGGATCATATTGCTCTTGTAAAGGAAGTGTATGATAAACCTTTtaatgatcatgaaatgcatcTTCAAGAGTTTATCATAAATGGTTTTAATATAACTAAACTTgcttccatgatttatggagtaagtaGAAGCAAATGGGAAGGTTACTCACAAAAAGCTTTTAATCTAAAGTTTGAAACCTTGAGTAAACCAAAAAATCCTTCTTCATCAAGCTCTGCTAAGAGAGGGCTTGAATATTATTTTGTACTTGATACCGAAAACGCAAAGACTGTGAACCAGTAA